A single region of the Bdellovibrio sp. GT3 genome encodes:
- a CDS encoding HNH endonuclease has product MNLKTLSLNELDQRIKVLAQKEREILHEVLQAIKEVDSRRSYLNQGFGSLFEYLVRGVGYSEGSAQRRIDAARLIRELPQLADKIQAGEIKLSQISVVQKAVREVAKSKPDIRVSTMEKAELIESLISKSHAQTQHMMAEFFELPVLNSQSLKVQADESVRVEMTLTKEAFDKIKRAQELLSHSLPNQDMGLFLEFLAGKVIKQKTGSSEIYGPGKSQLSAKKAKSIFETAGGATKFSNKRIALLAKDKKRVLSTQSGCQFVDPVTGHKCQSKWKVQIDHKQSLWAGGGNDVMNLQQLCAGHNKLKYRNEAGIRLMGN; this is encoded by the coding sequence ATGAATCTGAAAACACTAAGTCTTAATGAGTTGGATCAAAGAATCAAAGTCCTAGCCCAAAAGGAGCGCGAGATTCTGCACGAAGTTTTACAAGCGATTAAAGAGGTTGATTCACGCAGAAGTTACTTGAATCAAGGGTTTGGGAGTTTGTTTGAATATTTAGTTCGCGGTGTTGGATATTCTGAAGGCAGCGCTCAGCGCCGAATCGATGCAGCACGATTGATTCGCGAGCTGCCGCAGTTGGCTGATAAAATACAAGCTGGCGAAATCAAATTGAGTCAGATTTCGGTTGTCCAGAAAGCAGTGCGTGAAGTGGCTAAATCCAAACCGGACATCAGGGTTTCAACGATGGAAAAAGCCGAACTCATTGAAAGTTTGATCAGTAAAAGTCACGCGCAAACCCAGCACATGATGGCAGAGTTTTTTGAATTGCCAGTGCTGAATTCGCAAAGCCTTAAAGTTCAGGCCGATGAAAGCGTGCGGGTGGAGATGACTCTTACGAAAGAGGCATTTGATAAAATCAAACGCGCACAGGAGTTGCTTTCACACTCATTGCCGAATCAGGATATGGGGTTATTTCTAGAGTTCTTGGCTGGTAAAGTAATTAAGCAAAAGACAGGTTCTAGTGAGATATATGGACCCGGTAAATCGCAGTTGTCCGCTAAAAAAGCTAAGTCAATTTTCGAGACCGCCGGAGGCGCTACAAAGTTTTCAAACAAAAGAATAGCTTTATTGGCGAAAGATAAAAAACGGGTGTTGTCGACGCAAAGTGGTTGTCAATTTGTAGATCCAGTCACGGGTCACAAATGCCAAAGTAAATGGAAAGTACAGATTGATCACAAGCAAAGCCTCTGGGCGGGTGGTGGAAATGACGTTATGAATCTTCAGCAGCTGTGCGCAGGTCACAACAAATTGAAGTACAGAAATGAAGCTGGAATTCGACTGATGGGTAATTAA
- a CDS encoding 3-deoxy-D-manno-octulosonic acid transferase, producing MSLLVFWLYKFILVPLAWIILQVLRPFISGKMREMIEDKNKSFYKMTHTGTEKLIPLHRPLWIHAASGEIEYARPVIREFKKMHPDIPVIVTYSSPSAKKILESMHDIDMWAALPWDFDFLISAFIAKWNPRALLFSRTDVWPVLARTARKKRLTTGLFSATFADNSSRLKGLSKFLTKYAMNQLEEIHCVSEEDRQNLYRLGIKTRIEVSGDTRFDQVFHRLENPKQLKNELMPSTDEFVFIAGSTWPEDEAVLVPALAKMKRDNLKIILAPHETTTEHLEKLEKQFSDAGLPYVLYSKSNQWPVGSILLIDKVGILAELYTWADIAFIGGSFKKQVHSVMEALAAGLPVLVGPHHQNNREALFYQKRNFSSGMIVQVVHSDDDIVVLMDRMRKRSFAFPHIKEEIRSEIGKNKNSTQRVINSFF from the coding sequence ATGAGCCTGTTGGTTTTTTGGCTGTATAAATTCATTCTGGTTCCCTTGGCGTGGATCATTCTTCAGGTACTGCGCCCTTTCATCAGCGGCAAAATGCGCGAGATGATCGAGGACAAAAATAAAAGCTTTTATAAAATGACCCACACCGGAACAGAAAAACTGATTCCCCTGCATCGCCCACTGTGGATCCACGCGGCCAGTGGTGAGATTGAATACGCGCGTCCCGTGATCCGCGAATTCAAAAAAATGCACCCGGACATTCCGGTGATTGTCACTTACTCCTCCCCGTCTGCCAAAAAAATTCTGGAAAGCATGCACGACATCGACATGTGGGCCGCTCTTCCTTGGGATTTTGATTTTTTGATTTCTGCCTTTATTGCCAAATGGAATCCGCGGGCACTTTTATTTTCCCGCACGGATGTGTGGCCGGTGCTGGCTCGCACCGCCAGAAAAAAGCGCCTGACGACCGGTTTGTTTTCAGCGACTTTTGCGGATAACTCCTCACGCCTCAAAGGGCTTTCCAAATTTCTTACAAAGTACGCGATGAACCAACTGGAAGAGATTCATTGTGTTTCTGAAGAGGATCGTCAGAACTTGTATCGTCTGGGAATTAAAACCCGCATTGAAGTCAGTGGCGACACTCGCTTTGATCAGGTTTTCCATCGCCTGGAGAACCCAAAACAATTGAAAAATGAACTTATGCCTTCGACGGATGAGTTTGTATTTATTGCGGGTTCCACCTGGCCCGAGGACGAAGCTGTTTTGGTGCCAGCTCTGGCTAAAATGAAGCGTGATAATTTGAAGATTATCCTCGCCCCCCATGAAACTACGACTGAACATCTGGAAAAATTGGAAAAACAATTCAGCGATGCCGGCCTTCCGTATGTGCTTTATTCCAAATCCAATCAATGGCCCGTGGGCAGTATTTTATTGATCGATAAAGTGGGCATCCTGGCTGAGTTGTACACTTGGGCAGATATCGCATTTATCGGCGGCAGCTTTAAAAAACAAGTGCACTCCGTGATGGAAGCCCTGGCTGCAGGACTTCCCGTCCTGGTGGGACCTCATCATCAGAACAATCGCGAAGCCTTGTTTTACCAAAAACGCAATTTCTCCTCGGGCATGATCGTGCAAGTCGTTCATTCCGACGATGACATCGTGGTCCTGATGGATCGCATGCGCAAACGCTCCTTCGCTTTCCCCCACATCAAAGAAGAAATCCGCTCTGAAATTGGCAAAAACAAGAACTCCACTCAGCGCGTGATCAATAGCTTCTTTTAG
- a CDS encoding glycosyltransferase family 9 protein, whose translation MFQNETPRGAKFLIIRFSAFGDVVQTLSVASALANAFPGAEVQWITRKDMAPLLRNHPHIHKVWEFNRKAGMLGLIKLVWSMRGENFTHIYDAHNNSRSRVIAMILRPLGFLGIGPKFIRRSIRRWKRFLLFKFRINKFEQPFNGQRDLLEPLAPWGVSKIAPPAPQIFPSSEVIEKARGILGDEYAGAVSLAPSAAYFLKRWPKDYWKQLIALMPGQKFILLGGPEDSFIEDIHAIAPERVMNLAGKTSLQVSSAVVGLSRVVISNDTGLLHVAEQLGKRTIALMGPAPFGFPSRPTTKIMELELSCRPCSKHGQGPCVNKEKFHKCLVDITPEQVAEQLRRILEETI comes from the coding sequence ATGTTTCAAAATGAGACGCCTCGTGGTGCTAAATTTTTAATCATTCGCTTTTCAGCGTTTGGCGATGTCGTACAGACATTGAGCGTGGCTTCTGCGTTAGCTAATGCGTTTCCCGGGGCCGAAGTTCAATGGATTACCCGTAAGGACATGGCTCCGTTACTGCGCAATCATCCCCACATTCACAAGGTGTGGGAGTTTAATCGCAAAGCTGGAATGCTGGGTTTGATTAAACTTGTCTGGTCCATGCGCGGTGAAAACTTCACTCATATTTATGATGCACACAACAATAGTCGCTCACGCGTCATTGCGATGATCCTGCGCCCTCTGGGGTTTTTAGGAATTGGTCCCAAGTTCATTCGCAGATCCATCCGTCGCTGGAAAAGATTTTTGCTGTTTAAATTTCGCATCAATAAGTTTGAACAACCCTTCAATGGCCAACGCGATTTACTGGAGCCCCTGGCTCCTTGGGGTGTATCCAAGATAGCACCTCCAGCTCCGCAGATTTTCCCAAGCTCTGAGGTCATTGAAAAAGCTCGCGGCATCCTGGGAGATGAATACGCGGGAGCTGTTTCCTTGGCACCTTCGGCAGCTTATTTTTTAAAACGCTGGCCCAAAGATTATTGGAAACAGTTGATCGCTCTGATGCCTGGGCAAAAATTTATTTTGCTCGGCGGACCTGAGGATTCTTTTATCGAAGACATCCACGCCATCGCTCCAGAACGCGTAATGAATCTTGCGGGCAAAACTTCTTTGCAAGTGAGTTCAGCTGTTGTGGGCTTGTCGCGAGTTGTGATCAGCAATGACACGGGTCTTTTGCATGTGGCAGAGCAACTGGGTAAACGCACGATCGCATTGATGGGACCGGCTCCCTTTGGATTTCCGTCTCGTCCCACCACTAAAATCATGGAGCTGGAACTCTCCTGCCGTCCTTGCAGCAAGCACGGCCAGGGACCTTGTGTGAACAAGGAAAAATTCCATAAATGTCTGGTCGACATCACCCCTGAACAAGTGGCTGAACAACTTCGACGCATCCTTGAGGAAACGATATGA
- a CDS encoding THUMP domain-containing class I SAM-dependent RNA methyltransferase, which translates to MNRFFVSTPIGFENTALLEMKEVWPYLLGKDAKTHSLSFPEVTVHMGGLEFETEMFQALQLNFFLKTANRVLLRMTSFRTKDLPKFYQKFKSLPWKEFLQNGNVEWEVAAQKSRLNNEKRLQESAEKALAEIFQGQSGEVPCASIYIRMEDDLCTISLDATGEHMHKRGWSVLKGEAPMRETIAAELLRELIGEATPGEVASVTLCDPMMGSGTFLTEARALWAGQFQRDFAFKQWKKCPKLFLSPSFAFNYELPVRAPFKSLIGFDINDEMPEIAQKNFEEVESQLKAYQRAEFQSQAHQFSVQDALNPKVDGLPGSLWMVVNPPYGERLPVAGKGGLKTLAAELCRLYKPLKLGILYPEKEKVQPAPNGYKIEKELKINNGGIRCLFTILTPL; encoded by the coding sequence GTGAATCGTTTTTTCGTATCAACACCCATTGGATTTGAAAATACCGCCTTGCTGGAAATGAAAGAGGTGTGGCCGTACCTGTTGGGTAAGGATGCCAAGACGCATTCTTTAAGTTTTCCGGAAGTCACTGTTCACATGGGTGGACTTGAATTTGAAACGGAAATGTTTCAAGCCTTGCAGTTGAATTTCTTTTTAAAAACGGCGAATCGTGTGTTGTTGCGTATGACTTCGTTTCGCACCAAGGATCTGCCAAAATTTTATCAAAAATTCAAATCCCTGCCGTGGAAGGAATTTCTGCAAAACGGAAACGTCGAGTGGGAAGTGGCCGCGCAAAAAAGCCGTTTGAATAACGAAAAGCGCCTGCAGGAATCCGCTGAAAAAGCCTTGGCTGAAATTTTCCAAGGACAATCCGGCGAAGTGCCTTGTGCTTCCATTTATATTCGTATGGAAGACGATCTGTGCACGATCAGTCTGGATGCCACGGGCGAGCACATGCATAAACGTGGTTGGTCGGTTCTTAAAGGCGAAGCGCCGATGCGTGAAACCATCGCGGCCGAGCTACTAAGAGAACTGATCGGCGAAGCAACTCCGGGCGAAGTGGCCTCTGTCACGTTATGTGATCCAATGATGGGCTCTGGAACTTTCCTGACCGAGGCCCGTGCCCTGTGGGCGGGACAATTCCAAAGAGATTTCGCGTTCAAGCAATGGAAGAAGTGCCCAAAGCTTTTCTTGTCGCCAAGTTTTGCATTCAATTACGAGCTTCCGGTGCGCGCACCATTCAAGTCCTTGATTGGCTTCGACATCAATGACGAAATGCCTGAGATCGCACAGAAGAACTTCGAGGAAGTGGAAAGCCAACTCAAGGCCTACCAAAGAGCGGAGTTCCAATCCCAAGCCCATCAGTTCTCAGTACAAGACGCCCTCAATCCTAAAGTGGACGGTTTACCGGGCTCCCTGTGGATGGTCGTAAATCCCCCATATGGCGAGCGTCTGCCGGTCGCAGGCAAAGGGGGCCTAAAGACCCTGGCTGCCGAGCTTTGCCGCCTTTACAAGCCCCTGAAGCTGGGAATCCTGTATCCAGAGAAGGAAAAGGTCCAACCAGCGCCAAATGGCTATAAAATCGAAAAGGAGCTCAAAATTAACAATGGCGGCATCCGCTGTCTGTTCACGATTTTGACACCCCTGTAA
- a CDS encoding endonuclease/exonuclease/phosphatase family protein, with the protein MKKYTLLKNLILSLVLALITGCAVSFTKKQWDLPPKADNEISVMSFNVENLFDTVKTAGHNDETYLPAASKKKDAKLRAACVANNDSTYRQNECLTTDWDDHALEQKLANLSKVILDVDGNGPENLMIMEIESDVVLKQLNQALAPAKYITEVIIDGPDKRGINLAFLSRFPLVGKPVLHPIPWKGKNEEDQKWMEASRRILEVTVKAPNGDPITFLAAHFPSQANPTYWREQIATFAADLIKSKGPNAMVVFGGDLNISAEEENSAHIFRDILSKGGAVSHFVGCKDCPGTHNYRRSWSFLDAHVYSPALLADGTGSYQMMPQTIDVIRYNPLHLKKGKYPNRWDYDNYTGVADHFPLYVRLKQRSQAKTPVKDEPVKTEKAAKSKAAPKAKKK; encoded by the coding sequence ATGAAAAAGTACACATTGCTTAAGAATCTGATTCTGTCTCTGGTATTGGCCCTCATTACAGGCTGTGCCGTTTCCTTCACTAAAAAACAATGGGATCTGCCACCGAAGGCCGATAACGAAATCAGCGTGATGTCCTTTAACGTCGAAAATCTGTTCGATACTGTAAAGACTGCAGGGCATAACGACGAGACCTATCTACCTGCTGCCTCGAAGAAAAAAGACGCCAAATTGCGCGCGGCTTGTGTGGCTAACAACGACAGCACTTATCGCCAAAACGAATGCCTTACCACTGACTGGGATGACCATGCCCTGGAACAGAAGCTGGCAAACCTCTCCAAAGTGATCCTGGATGTCGATGGCAATGGTCCTGAAAATCTGATGATCATGGAGATCGAATCTGATGTGGTTCTAAAGCAATTAAATCAGGCGTTGGCGCCGGCTAAATACATCACTGAAGTGATTATCGATGGCCCGGATAAACGCGGCATCAATCTGGCTTTCTTGTCCCGCTTCCCTTTGGTTGGCAAACCTGTTTTGCATCCGATCCCATGGAAAGGCAAAAATGAAGAAGACCAAAAATGGATGGAGGCGTCCCGTCGCATCCTGGAAGTGACTGTGAAGGCACCAAATGGTGACCCTATCACTTTCCTGGCGGCTCACTTCCCGTCCCAGGCAAACCCGACTTATTGGCGTGAACAGATCGCTACTTTTGCAGCGGATTTGATAAAGTCCAAAGGACCGAATGCCATGGTGGTTTTTGGTGGAGACTTGAATATCTCTGCTGAAGAGGAAAACAGTGCCCACATCTTCCGCGACATCCTATCCAAGGGCGGCGCGGTTTCTCACTTCGTGGGTTGCAAGGACTGCCCGGGTACTCACAATTACCGTCGCAGTTGGTCTTTCCTGGATGCCCATGTGTACAGCCCAGCCCTATTGGCTGATGGCACTGGCAGCTACCAAATGATGCCGCAAACGATTGATGTGATCCGCTACAATCCATTGCACTTGAAAAAGGGCAAGTACCCAAATCGCTGGGACTACGACAACTACACAGGAGTCGCCGATCACTTCCCGCTTTATGTTCGTTTGAAACAAAGAAGCCAAGCTAAAACTCCGGTGAAAGATGAACCGGTAAAAACGGAAAAAGCTGCGAAATCAAAAGCAGCTCCGAAGGCGAAAAAGAAATAA
- a CDS encoding RluA family pseudouridine synthase: MQSERGFEYGVKHIISPTSGSVRDVLLSILQLSSDEIEFLIHLGSIYLNHSRIHENVSVSSGDYLRVHTKPRRFPKGNIIFTNCTFFENEHFVVVNKPSGIPVHGSVDNIRENLQSYMEEALAQKLYVTHRLDVPTNGLIVYAKTVEFQTAFNKLLIAREIKKIYRAKIEGEAPAAKILKHYMEPSPRAPKVVSHEAKEKWQECVLEILEVKKQDSYTELRIHLHTGRTHQIRAQLGYEKSPIIGDHAYGAEKRWDEERIELTACELEFTNPLTGERHHFKI; the protein is encoded by the coding sequence ATGCAGAGCGAAAGAGGATTTGAATACGGCGTAAAACACATAATCAGCCCGACGTCCGGGTCGGTGCGTGATGTTTTATTAAGCATTCTACAGCTTTCTTCCGACGAAATTGAGTTCCTGATCCACCTTGGTTCCATTTATCTCAACCATAGTCGTATTCACGAAAATGTTTCGGTATCTTCGGGTGACTATCTAAGAGTGCATACGAAACCGCGAAGGTTCCCAAAAGGTAATATCATCTTCACAAATTGTACTTTTTTTGAGAACGAACACTTCGTGGTTGTTAACAAACCTTCTGGAATTCCTGTTCATGGCAGCGTTGATAACATTCGAGAAAACCTGCAATCCTACATGGAAGAGGCGCTTGCTCAGAAATTGTATGTCACTCACCGCTTGGACGTGCCTACCAATGGTTTGATTGTCTATGCGAAAACTGTGGAGTTCCAAACCGCCTTCAATAAACTTCTGATCGCGCGTGAGATTAAAAAAATCTACCGCGCAAAGATCGAAGGCGAAGCTCCTGCTGCAAAAATTTTGAAACACTACATGGAGCCGTCGCCCCGCGCTCCGAAAGTTGTCAGCCACGAGGCCAAAGAAAAATGGCAGGAATGTGTGCTGGAAATTTTAGAAGTTAAGAAACAGGATTCCTATACAGAATTAAGAATTCATCTGCATACAGGACGCACTCATCAAATTCGCGCACAGCTGGGTTATGAAAAATCCCCGATCATCGGCGATCACGCCTATGGGGCTGAAAAAAGATGGGACGAGGAAAGAATCGAACTGACCGCCTGCGAGTTGGAATTCACGAATCCCCTCACAGGCGAACGACATCACTTTAAAATCTAA
- a CDS encoding DedA family protein has translation MEFANEPIFQWLAQFAYQPYMVYAGLVGMMLLSAFGLPLPEEVTLISVGILAFMGAHPDHFPPPYPGAPVVNVHTAAFVAFLAVFLSDVLIYTIGKVFGRKLLYHPRVHRMFPPHLMKRVEEWTHKYGAYACGIFRFTPGIRFPGHLACGMLHFPVWKFLVIDGLAAAISVPTQIYLLAHFGEPILNKLRQFKLVVFGIIALLLVYFVVKKIREKMQQKKKAAV, from the coding sequence TTGGAATTTGCAAACGAGCCGATATTTCAGTGGCTGGCACAGTTCGCCTATCAACCATACATGGTGTACGCCGGTTTGGTGGGGATGATGTTGCTTTCTGCGTTCGGTTTGCCACTTCCTGAAGAGGTGACCCTGATCAGCGTGGGCATCCTGGCTTTCATGGGCGCGCACCCTGATCATTTTCCTCCGCCATATCCTGGGGCTCCCGTCGTCAATGTTCACACCGCAGCCTTCGTGGCCTTTTTGGCGGTCTTTTTAAGTGATGTTCTTATTTATACAATTGGAAAGGTTTTCGGGCGCAAGCTCCTGTACCATCCACGTGTTCATAGAATGTTTCCCCCGCACCTGATGAAGCGTGTGGAGGAGTGGACTCACAAATACGGAGCGTATGCTTGTGGTATTTTTCGTTTCACTCCAGGCATTCGCTTTCCGGGTCATTTGGCCTGCGGGATGTTGCATTTTCCTGTTTGGAAGTTCCTGGTGATTGATGGCCTTGCTGCGGCGATCAGTGTTCCGACTCAGATTTATCTGTTGGCTCACTTCGGCGAGCCGATCCTGAATAAGCTGCGTCAGTTTAAGCTGGTGGTGTTCGGGATTATCGCCCTGTTGCTGGTCTACTTCGTAGTTAAAAAGATTCGCGAAAAAATGCAGCAAAAGAAAAAAGCCGCCGTCTAA